In Bacteroidota bacterium, the sequence TCGTTAGGCAATGTGAACATCAAATTAGTTGCATACACAAACCAGCCCTTGATAGGATACGGCTTGCCGGAAATAGTTGCTTCGCGGATTCCGGTTGTGATTGTTTCGTGTGCGAATGGATATTTATTATCCGGATTATCAACTTTACCTTTCTCAGAATGAGGATATTCCGGATATGGATAAGCTCCGATATCCAAACTTACCGGAGAGAAGAAACCGCCTTTGCGCCCCCAACTTCCCATAAGCGCATTAAGTATAGCGATTGCGCGGCTTCGCTGTGAATCGTCGCCATACCAAGTTACGTGTCTTCCAGGATGAATAAGCGCTGCGGGTTTGTAACGCGCCATTTCGCGGGCAGTCTCGCGAATTACTTCTGCTTTAATGCCGGTTATTGGATAAGCCCATTCAGGAGTATTGTTTGCAACAGCTTGCTTGAGTTTATCGAGACCGATTGCATATTTTCCGATGTAATCTTTGTCGTACAACTCTTCATTCACTATCACATTTAACCAGGCAAGAATTAGTGCTATATCGGTGCCGGGTTTAATCGGGAACCACCAATCGGCTTTACTTGCGGCTACAGAGTGACGCGGATCGACTACTAAAATTTTGGTGCCTCGTTCTATTGCAGTGGCAAATTCCTGAACTTGAGTGTTGTGCATATTCTCGCCGAGGTGCGAGCCGATTAGAACAAGGAATTTTGAGTTTTCAATATCAGTCCTTTCGGGTGAGCCAACATCTTCACCGAATGTAAGTCGAAAGCCCGCATCGCGTGGACCGCGGCATTGAGCAAAAGATGGTGCAGCAAGGTTAGGACTTCCATAAGCTTTTAACAAATGTTTGAAAAAGTTACCACCGATACCGTGAGAAAATAAAGCTACAGCTTCGGGTCCGTACTCAGATTTTATCTTATTCATTTTATCAGCGATGAATGTGAAGGCTTCGTCCCAAGTTACTTCGACCCATTTTTCTTCACCGCGATTATTTTTTCTCATTAATGGTTTAAGCAATCTATCTGGGTCGTAGTAAGAGCCAACGCCTCCTGTCCCGCGCGGACAAAGTCGCCCTTTACTCATCGGGTCTATCGGGTTGCCTTCAATCTTCCATAGCTTGCCATCTCGCACAGTAGCGATGGCGTTACATTTCCAAAAACATAAATCACAATAAGTGGGAATCGTATAAATTCCTTTTTCAGGAATGTTGCTCGAAATTTTTACCCCCTGTTTAGTAAATTTACTTAAAGCACCGGCAGTTGCTGCAACGCCTGCGGTAGCAGCTCCAATTTTTAAAAAACGTCTTCTCGAAATTGAATTCATATATTTTCCTTTTTATAATTCGATATGTTCAACTTGATTCAATATTTGTTTAAGGCTCGCACAGTTTGAAACTTTTTCATAAACAGGGCACAACCTGCACGCACTATTATCACAACCGTTAAAAGTTTCTTTTTGTAACCAGCAAGGCTGTGTGTGATCGGTGAATGCTTTACAATTCTCTCTTTCTTCTTTCGGACAATTTTTAATCGCCCAGCAAGGTATCAAAGCTAACATACGCTTAATACCGACTATGCTGATTTTTTCTTCATTAATCATTTTACGGATACAGAGGATTCTTTCGATGTCTGCTTCTGAATAAAGGCGATGCAATGAACTTTTTTTGAACGGAAGTACTAAACCCTCTGCTTCATACAGCCTCAGCATTTGAACAGATAAACCGACTGAATCGGCAGCAGTACCAATTGAATAAATCGGCTCGTTTGATAGTGGAATATAAGTTTTTTCTGACATAAATAAAATCTACAGTTATAATTGTCAAGTATTATGCCAGAGGAAATTGAGATTTATGCTATATTTCGATGAAAATAAAATATAATTTTCTCAAATTTAAAAAATTTATATAGATGTATTCTTAAATTTGGAAAATAATTTGAATACGTCCT encodes:
- a CDS encoding molybdopterin-dependent oxidoreductase gives rise to the protein MNSISRRRFLKIGAATAGVAATAGALSKFTKQGVKISSNIPEKGIYTIPTYCDLCFWKCNAIATVRDGKLWKIEGNPIDPMSKGRLCPRGTGGVGSYYDPDRLLKPLMRKNNRGEEKWVEVTWDEAFTFIADKMNKIKSEYGPEAVALFSHGIGGNFFKHLLKAYGSPNLAAPSFAQCRGPRDAGFRLTFGEDVGSPERTDIENSKFLVLIGSHLGENMHNTQVQEFATAIERGTKILVVDPRHSVAASKADWWFPIKPGTDIALILAWLNVIVNEELYDKDYIGKYAIGLDKLKQAVANNTPEWAYPITGIKAEVIRETAREMARYKPAALIHPGRHVTWYGDDSQRSRAIAILNALMGSWGRKGGFFSPVSLDIGAYPYPEYPHSEKGKVDNPDNKYPFAHETITTGIREATISGKPYPIKGWFVYATNLMFTLPNEEETIKAIQNLDLMVVVETLPSEITGWADVVLPEATYLERYDDLNVEFFKEPFVAIRQPVLEPAYETKPGWWMAKKLGEKLGLENYFPWKNIEEFLDTRLKTGGYSLEQIKKVGLIKGERQPIYFDEGVTPEFPTPSGKIELYSEQLAAYGFDPVPRYRKHEEPPTGYYRLLFGRSPVHSFGRTQSNPILFDMMKENEVWLNKFVADKLDLKSGDYVVLVNHDGVRSNRVMVKATERIRQDCVYIVHGFGHTSKGFVRSRGLGASDNQLVTKYKIDPIMGGTAQHLNFVSIEREA
- a CDS encoding MerR family transcriptional regulator, translating into MSEKTYIPLSNEPIYSIGTAADSVGLSVQMLRLYEAEGLVLPFKKSSLHRLYSEADIERILCIRKMINEEKISIVGIKRMLALIPCWAIKNCPKEERENCKAFTDHTQPCWLQKETFNGCDNSACRLCPVYEKVSNCASLKQILNQVEHIEL